A stretch of the Halomonas sp. BDJS001 genome encodes the following:
- the sodC gene encoding superoxide dismutase family protein produces MRYSTIRFSTPLTAIAASLLLATSAAQANETLDVEMHKVSTEGNEESIGTVSLEHTDHGLLLTPSLTDLEPGVYGFHVHQNASCDPAENDDGEMTAAFAAGGHYDPEETGTHQGPYGEGHLGDLPVLTVNEDGEANLPVLAPRLSMEDMPGRSIMIHEGGDTYKDEPHLGGGGTRMACGVVES; encoded by the coding sequence ATGCGCTATTCAACTATACGTTTCTCAACACCGCTTACCGCTATTGCCGCCTCGCTGCTGCTCGCTACCTCAGCGGCACAAGCGAATGAAACGCTTGATGTCGAGATGCATAAAGTCAGCACCGAGGGTAATGAAGAGTCAATCGGTACCGTATCCCTTGAGCATACGGATCACGGCTTACTGCTGACCCCTTCGCTAACGGATCTTGAACCCGGTGTTTACGGTTTTCACGTTCACCAGAACGCCAGCTGTGATCCTGCCGAGAATGACGACGGCGAAATGACCGCGGCTTTCGCGGCGGGCGGTCACTATGACCCCGAAGAAACCGGCACCCACCAGGGCCCCTATGGCGAAGGCCATCTGGGCGACCTCCCTGTGCTGACCGTTAATGAAGATGGCGAAGCTAACCTACCGGTTTTGGCGCCGCGCCTGAGCATGGAAGATATGCCGGGTCGCAGCATCATGATTCATGAAGGTGGCGACACCTACAAAGATGAGCCCCATCTTGGCGGCGGCGGCACCCGTATGGCCTGTGGCGTCGTGGAATCTTAA
- a CDS encoding M20 family metallopeptidase produces MQEPLIRQACDWLEGQQQAMVDCLEALVNIDSNSYDKAGTDAVADLITQWLEQDGITVIRHQRPNSGDILEAQLGEAGQGHALLMGHRDTVFPTGTVASRGYTQKENLGFGPGVADMKSGLVMNCFVLRALSRLPNCPLPVRALFTADEEIGSPDGRAFIEAAAEGARGVLNVEPGRISGNVVTGRKGGAGFLINVTGKAAHSGVSHADGASAIEALAQKIIRLHALTDYEAGITTNVGTITGGVSRNTVAPSASAQLDIRFVTTAQRDQLYLAIEAIIAEPEIPGTLATIEQTSEFFPLEERMSSALFALYQSQAKAIGFAVDGEFTGGCSDAGWTASLGIPTLCGLGPVGAKMHTDEEYCLLDTLVPRTQALTATLLNLQHISADSR; encoded by the coding sequence ATGCAAGAGCCACTAATACGACAAGCCTGCGATTGGCTAGAGGGGCAGCAGCAGGCAATGGTTGACTGCCTGGAGGCCCTGGTCAATATCGATTCCAACAGCTATGACAAAGCGGGCACGGATGCGGTGGCCGACCTGATTACCCAGTGGCTCGAACAGGATGGCATCACGGTGATACGCCACCAACGCCCCAACTCAGGCGATATTTTAGAGGCCCAACTGGGTGAGGCTGGCCAAGGCCATGCGCTACTTATGGGCCACCGGGATACGGTTTTTCCGACCGGCACCGTGGCAAGCCGAGGCTATACGCAAAAAGAGAACCTTGGCTTTGGCCCTGGCGTGGCCGATATGAAAAGCGGTCTGGTGATGAACTGCTTTGTGCTACGCGCGTTAAGCCGTTTGCCCAACTGCCCGCTACCCGTTCGCGCGCTGTTTACCGCCGACGAGGAGATAGGCTCGCCGGATGGGCGGGCGTTTATTGAAGCTGCCGCTGAGGGGGCTCGCGGCGTCTTGAACGTCGAGCCTGGGCGCATCAGCGGCAATGTGGTGACGGGGCGTAAAGGAGGTGCTGGTTTTTTGATCAACGTCACCGGCAAAGCCGCCCACTCTGGCGTTAGCCATGCCGATGGCGCCAGCGCCATCGAAGCGCTCGCCCAAAAAATCATCAGACTGCACGCCTTGACCGATTACGAGGCAGGCATTACCACCAATGTGGGCACCATCACCGGCGGGGTATCACGCAATACCGTCGCGCCTTCTGCCTCCGCGCAGTTGGATATCCGTTTTGTCACCACAGCGCAACGTGACCAGCTTTATCTAGCCATTGAGGCGATAATCGCCGAACCTGAGATTCCCGGCACGCTAGCCACCATTGAGCAGACGTCGGAGTTCTTCCCGCTTGAAGAGCGTATGAGCAGCGCGCTGTTTGCGCTTTATCAATCGCAAGCTAAAGCGATCGGTTTTGCGGTTGATGGCGAATTTACCGGCGGCTGTTCCGATGCGGGCTGGACGGCCAGCTTAGGCATTCCCACTCTATGTGGCCTCGGCCCGGTCGGTGCGAAAATGCATACTGATGAGGAGTACTGCTTACTCGATACGCTGGTGCCGCGGACGCAAGCACTAACGGCTACTTTACTGAATTTACAACATATCTCAGCAGATTCTCGCTAG
- a CDS encoding M20 family metallopeptidase: MSRQHALDNAKAYFDSGEFYAQLAPRIAIRSESQEPNRLAELHGYLTEQIIPDIEQLGFTWEIVDNPVAGFGPFLIAERVEPEAAFSVLTYGHGDVIRGYDDQWADGLSPWQITQQGDRWYGRGTADNKGQHTINLAALGCVIKANGGRLSYNVKLVLEMGEETGSPGLKEVCHRYRERLAADVFIGSDGPRLNADAPTLFLGSRGSFNFDLKLQAREGAHHSGNWGGVLKNPAVRLTNAIATLVDANGVIQIEGLRPAPIPDAVRQALALLEVGVGDNAPAIDTDWGEPGLSPAERLFGWNTLEVLAMKAGNPDAPANAIPPHAYAHCQLRYVVGSDQDNFLAHLRHHLDQHGYHDIKVSAARMSQMNATRLDPEDPWVSWALTSMQLSTHKTPTLLPNLGGSLPNDVFAETLGLPTLWVPHSYPSCSQHAPDEHLLGSIASEALILMAGLFWDLSAQGAEIHKERASCKSH; this comes from the coding sequence ATGTCGCGCCAACACGCCTTAGACAATGCCAAAGCCTATTTTGATAGTGGTGAGTTTTATGCTCAGCTTGCCCCGCGTATTGCCATCCGCAGTGAAAGCCAGGAACCCAATCGGCTGGCGGAGCTTCACGGCTACCTCACTGAACAGATTATTCCGGACATCGAGCAGCTCGGTTTTACATGGGAAATCGTCGATAATCCGGTGGCAGGGTTTGGGCCCTTTCTTATCGCGGAAAGAGTTGAGCCAGAGGCCGCCTTCAGCGTATTAACCTACGGCCATGGCGATGTAATACGTGGCTATGATGACCAGTGGGCCGACGGGCTGTCACCTTGGCAAATCACCCAGCAGGGGGATCGCTGGTATGGCCGTGGCACCGCCGATAACAAAGGCCAGCACACGATTAATTTAGCCGCCCTGGGCTGTGTGATAAAAGCCAACGGCGGGCGTCTGAGCTATAACGTGAAGCTGGTGCTGGAGATGGGCGAAGAGACCGGTTCACCGGGGCTAAAAGAGGTCTGCCACCGCTATCGCGAGCGGCTGGCGGCCGATGTGTTTATCGGTTCGGATGGCCCCCGTTTGAACGCTGACGCCCCCACGCTGTTTTTAGGTTCACGGGGTTCCTTCAATTTTGACCTTAAACTCCAGGCCCGTGAAGGCGCCCACCACTCGGGTAACTGGGGCGGCGTGCTCAAAAACCCTGCCGTGCGGTTAACCAATGCAATTGCCACCTTGGTAGACGCCAATGGGGTGATCCAGATTGAAGGGTTACGCCCAGCGCCTATACCCGACGCCGTGCGCCAAGCGCTTGCCTTACTCGAGGTAGGGGTTGGTGACAATGCACCCGCCATCGACACCGACTGGGGGGAGCCAGGGCTATCCCCCGCTGAGCGCCTGTTTGGCTGGAACACGCTAGAAGTGCTCGCCATGAAGGCAGGCAACCCGGACGCCCCGGCCAATGCGATTCCCCCCCACGCCTACGCCCACTGCCAGCTGCGTTATGTGGTGGGCAGCGACCAGGATAACTTTTTAGCCCATTTGCGCCACCACCTGGATCAACACGGCTATCACGATATTAAAGTGAGCGCAGCGCGCATGTCACAGATGAATGCGACGCGGCTTGATCCTGAAGACCCCTGGGTGAGCTGGGCGTTAACCTCAATGCAGCTATCGACCCATAAAACCCCCACGCTACTGCCTAACTTGGGCGGTTCATTACCCAACGACGTATTTGCCGAGACGCTGGGCTTACCCACACTATGGGTTCCCCACTCCTACCCCTCCTGTTCGCAACACGCCCCCGACGAACACCTGTTGGGAAGCATTGCCTCAGAAGCGCTTATATTAATGGCGGGGCTATTCTGGGATTTGAGTGCCCAAGGTGCAGAGATTCATAAGGAGCGAGCGTCATGCAAGAGCCACTAA
- a CDS encoding ABC transporter ATP-binding protein, whose amino-acid sequence MSSAEIPLDPLALELCALSKTFKLGGGMLHKSRTLKAVNNVSLRVPRGQVMGLVGESGCGKSTLAKMLLGLTLPSAGDVLINGKAIVNANQKALARHIQPIFQDPYSSLNPRQRIAQIVGLPLRIHAIGTPKEQAVKVEEMLDMVGLPKRAAQQYPGQMSGGQRQRVAIARALIMRPDLVICDEPTSALDVSVQAQILNLLLDLKDEFGLTYLFISHDLAVVEHLADRLAVMYLGQIVEEGTREQIFTAPRHPYTQALLASALTPEPGLGVPDIGLGAGQPDPTQPPSGCAFHPRCPVAQPTCSQQAPTLSAIAQTSDQATRQGNQARVACHFA is encoded by the coding sequence TGTCCAAAACATTCAAACTGGGCGGCGGGATGCTGCATAAAAGCCGTACCTTAAAAGCCGTCAATAATGTATCGCTGCGCGTTCCCCGCGGTCAGGTGATGGGGCTGGTGGGCGAATCAGGCTGCGGTAAAAGTACCCTGGCCAAAATGCTGCTGGGGCTGACGCTCCCTAGCGCAGGCGATGTGCTGATCAATGGCAAAGCGATTGTTAACGCTAACCAAAAGGCACTGGCCCGCCATATACAGCCGATTTTCCAGGATCCTTATTCGTCACTTAATCCCCGCCAGCGGATTGCCCAGATCGTTGGCCTGCCGCTGCGTATTCATGCCATTGGCACCCCCAAGGAGCAGGCCGTAAAAGTCGAGGAGATGCTCGATATGGTCGGGCTGCCCAAACGCGCGGCCCAGCAATACCCAGGGCAAATGTCTGGCGGGCAGCGCCAGCGGGTGGCGATTGCCCGAGCGCTGATTATGCGTCCTGACCTGGTGATTTGTGACGAACCCACTTCCGCACTGGATGTGTCGGTTCAGGCCCAGATTCTCAATCTCCTGCTCGACCTTAAGGATGAATTTGGCCTTACCTACCTGTTTATTAGTCACGACCTTGCCGTGGTTGAGCACCTAGCGGATCGGCTGGCGGTGATGTACCTGGGCCAAATTGTCGAAGAGGGTACTCGTGAACAAATCTTCACCGCGCCTCGCCACCCTTACACCCAAGCGCTGTTGGCTTCTGCGCTGACCCCAGAACCTGGATTGGGAGTACCGGATATCGGCCTTGGGGCGGGGCAACCCGACCCTACACAGCCACCTTCGGGCTGTGCCTTTCATCCTCGATGCCCCGTTGCTCAGCCCACATGCTCACAGCAGGCGCCAACGCTGAGCGCTATTGCTCAGACGTCTGATCAGGCGACTCGTCAGGGCAATCAGGCGCGTGTCGCCTGCCACTTTGCCTAA